GACGACGACACCACCAACCTGGCGACCCCGCAGCCGAGTACCACCACGTCGGCACCGCCGGTGCAGGACGAGATCACCACGACGACTCCGCCGCCACCGCCGCCTCCGCCCCCTTCGACGTCGGAGGAGCTGCCGCCTCCGCCACCCCCGGAGACCGTGACGGTCACCGAGCCGCCGCCGCCCGCGCCCGCACCGACCAGCGAGGCGCCGGCGCCGGCTCCGACCACGACGGCACCGCCGACCACCACCACGACGCATGCGGGCCCCCGTCAGGTCACTTATTCGGTGACGGGCACCAAGGCGCCGGGTGACATCATCACGATCACCTACGTCGACGGGAACGGAAACCGGCGCACCCTGCGCAATGTGTACATCCCGTGGACCTTCACGATGACGCCGATCTCCAACTCGGACGTGGGATCGGTCGAGGCGTCCAGTCTGTTCCTGGTCAGCAGGCTGAACTGCTCGATCACGGCCAGCGACGGAACCGTGCTGTCGTCCAATGCCAACAACTCCGCACAGACTGCCTGCTGATGTCCGGGCCGATCAGCGAACTCGACAACACCGACCGGGTTTTGCTGGGCGCATGTGCCGCGGTATGGCTCGCCGCGCTGGGGGCCGGAGTGGCCGCCGTCGTCGCCCTGGTGGATCTGGGCCGTAGTCATCCGCAAGGCGCAGAGAGCGCCGACACTCCGTGGGTGCTCTACACCGTGATCGGACTGTCGGTCGTGGTGATCGCCGGGGCGGTGCCGTTGCTGCTGCGGGCCAGAGCCCAGGCAGACAACCGCCAGCCCGGACGCCGCCCCCAGCCGCCGGCCAGGTCGCCACGGCCGATCGGCGGCAGCTACCGCGCCGCGCCGGCCACGATGAGCCGTTACAGCGCGGGCAACGGTGCGGCCACCGCCATCGACACGGTGTGGCTCCGATTCACCCTGGCGGTGGTCTGCGCCATCGGCCTGGGGACTGCCGCCATCGGGCTGGCCACCTATCTCATGGCCACCGGGAGCAATGTGGCGGCCTGGTGCCTGTACGGCCTGGCCGGTGTCGTCACCGCGGGCCTCGTCGCGCTGCTGATCGTCGCGCTGCGTCAGCTCGACGCGTTGCCTTCCTGAACTCATCCGAGGCCGGAGCGCCTTGCGGGTTTTGCTGCGAACCGCGTAGTCCGATGCGTAGTCTCGATGTCCAAGTGCGGACATGGGCCAACGACACGGAAGGCGAGGCCGCGCATGAGGAAGCTGTTGGCGGGCTTGGTAGCGGTCGGCGTGGGCGTTTCGCTCGTCGGTTGTGGGACCGAAACGAAGACCGAGTCCACGACTTCGGCGGCGACGACCACGAGCGCCGCGGCGGAGCGGCCCAACATCGCCGGGCCGAACAAGACGATCAACGACTACATCACCGAGAACAAGATCGCCGAGACGCCGTTCAAGCCGAACGAGCCCGGCACGCCGGACTTCGACTTCCCCTTCCCGCCGGGCTGGAGTAGCGCGGGAGACAAGACACCCGCCTGGGCCTACGGCGCCATCGTCTACGACCAGCCGGCGGATCCCGCCGATCCACCGGCCATCATCGCCATCGCGTCGAAGTTGACCGGCAACGTGGAGGCGGCCGAGATCCTGGAGTACGCCCCTGGGATGTCGAAGAACCTGCCGGACTACAAGTCGGTCATGGACCCCGAGAAGTCCACGCTGGGTGGCTTCGACGCGGTCCGGTCGGCCGGCACGTACACCCACAACGGTGAAGCGCGGGTGATCGCCCAGAAGACCGTCGTGATCCCCGGCAACGACGCGCTGTTCGTGCTGCAGCTCAATGCTGATGCGCCAGAAGGGCAGAAAGACGTGGTGATCGACGCAGCCAAGATCATCGACGAGCAGACCAAGATCACCCCGTAGCGGAGATGACATGTTGATCCGAACCAGGGCATCCGAGCTCCTGCTGGCGACGTTGTGCAGCACCATGCTGGCCTCCGCGGTCCTCGCCTCGGCGCCGGCGGCGACATCGGCTCCGTGTCCGGGAGGAAGCACACTGGATCCGACCACGGGCATCTGCTGGTCGGAGAACAGCCCGAGCAACAGCCTGGGTGGGTCGGGCAACATCCCGTGTCTGCCCGGGCGTCTGGGCCTGTGTCTCGGTGCCCTGCAGAACACCCCGGTGCCGGGATCGGCGTTGCAGACGACCTACCCGCCGGCCGGGCCTGCGCCGCGGTCAGGACCCAAGGGCACCTGGCCGTAGCCCGGCTCCACATAAAACAATCGCCGCAACCTCTTCACAAGAGGCTGCGGCGATTGTTTGGGGTAGGGGAGTGGGTCAGTGGTGACCGTTGGTCTCCCCGTTGCCGTTTCGCTCCTGCTGCTCGCGGAGAGCGGTCAGGGCCTTGTGCTCGGAGGCGTGTGCAGCCTCGGTGAGCGCATCGTGCTCGACCGCCGGATCGGCGAACAGGAAGCTGCCGGTGCCGGGTGCGCCACCCGAACCGAGCTTGTTCATCCGCTTCGGCAGGGCAGCACCCTGGTACTCCAGCGGGATCGGGTGGCCGTGATCGTCCACCGGTCCCAGCGGCTGGTGCAGCTCGACGTAGGCACCGTGCGGCAGGCGCTTGATGATGCCGGTCTCGATGCCGTGCTCCAGCACCGCACGGTCGCTGCGCTGCAAGGAGATTGCCCACCGGTAAGCGATGAAGTACACGATGCCGGGGAGCACCACCATGCCGATGCGGCCGATCCACGTGGTCGCGTTCAGCGAGATGTGGAACTTCAGCGCGATGATGTCGTTCATCGCGGCCAGGGTCAGCACCATGTAGAACGCGATCGCCATGGCGCCGATCGCGGTACGCACCGGCACGTCGCGCGGACGCTGCAGCAGGTTGTGGTGTGCGTCGTCGCCGGTCACCTTCTTCTCGATGAAGGGGTAGGCGATCAGCAGGCCGAAGACGCCGCCCATGATCAACGCGACCCAGACCACCGCGGGGATGGTGTGGCCGAACGGGTAGAACTCCCAGGCCGGCCAGATACGCGCCAGGCCCTCGGTCCACATCATGTAGAAGTCCGGCTGGCTACCCGCCGAGA
Above is a window of Mycolicibacterium boenickei DNA encoding:
- a CDS encoding LpqN/LpqT family lipoprotein, with the translated sequence MRKLLAGLVAVGVGVSLVGCGTETKTESTTSAATTTSAAAERPNIAGPNKTINDYITENKIAETPFKPNEPGTPDFDFPFPPGWSSAGDKTPAWAYGAIVYDQPADPADPPAIIAIASKLTGNVEAAEILEYAPGMSKNLPDYKSVMDPEKSTLGGFDAVRSAGTYTHNGEARVIAQKTVVIPGNDALFVLQLNADAPEGQKDVVIDAAKIIDEQTKITP
- a CDS encoding DUF2561 family protein, producing MSGPISELDNTDRVLLGACAAVWLAALGAGVAAVVALVDLGRSHPQGAESADTPWVLYTVIGLSVVVIAGAVPLLLRARAQADNRQPGRRPQPPARSPRPIGGSYRAAPATMSRYSAGNGAATAIDTVWLRFTLAVVCAIGLGTAAIGLATYLMATGSNVAAWCLYGLAGVVTAGLVALLIVALRQLDALPS
- a CDS encoding MmpS family transport accessory protein, with protein sequence MSGPNPPEPGASGSDLPDQPGKHSAPEEPTQVAGADADGGETEFYSQAYSAPESEQFTSGPYVPADVALYDYDDYDPATELVDTAPPPRWPWVVGVTAIVAAIALVASVAVLVTRDDDTTNLATPQPSTTTSAPPVQDEITTTTPPPPPPPPPSTSEELPPPPPPETVTVTEPPPPAPAPTSEAPAPAPTTTAPPTTTTTHAGPRQVTYSVTGTKAPGDIITITYVDGNGNRRTLRNVYIPWTFTMTPISNSDVGSVEASSLFLVSRLNCSITASDGTVLSSNANNSAQTAC